The genomic interval TATCTGCTTTCCCGTTCTGGATAAGAGCTGGCCGCCAGCTTCATAGCAGTGAATTTGCTCCCTTTACCCCCCAACTCGGTCAAATATCAAGTTTGGTGCCTTTTTAACTGACGATTTGATGCGACCTCCAGACCGGATTCACTCGTGGGCGAAAGCTCACGCGTCCTCTCGTGGTTCTGCTCCTGAGACTCAAACTCCAGCCAGCACTCTCGATCCTCTACCCACCGGTGGAGTGCCCGCAACCTCCAAACAAAATGGTCAAGTGACTGAACCCGCGGGGACCCTGGCAAGTCCAGGGTCGAATCCTGAAAAATCCGATGGGGAACAACAGTCTACCCCTAACCGAGGACTTCTTGTCCGTATGAAGGATGGCAGCATCCGGTTCGTCAGCCATACGAAGCATGCCCTCTGTCACAGCTGGGTCAATGTTCTGCTCGTATTCGTGCCCGTTGGCATTGCCGTCAAAGCCGTCGGCTTAAGCGCGGGGCTTATCTTTGCCATGAATGCCATTGCCATCATTCCCCTGGCCGGTCTATTGAGCCATGCTACCGAATGTGTCGCGAGTCGTTTGGGAGACACCATCGGTGCTCTCATCAACGTCACTTTCGGAAATGCGGTAGAGCTCATTATCTTCATTATCGCACTCGTGAAGGACGAAATTCGAGTGGTTCAAGCCTCCTTGTTAGGTTCCATTCTAGCGAACCTGCTGCTTATCATGGGAATGGCCTTCCTCCTGGGAGGTCTTCGTTTCCAGGAACAAATCTACAACAGCACTGTTACTCAAATGAGTGCATGTCTTCTCAGCTTGAGTGTCATGAGTTTGCTTTTGCCCACCGCTTTCCACGCCTCATGGTCGGACAACACCGCTGCTGATAAATATACCCTGAAAGTCAGCCGCGGAACTAGTGTGGTCTTGCTTCTTGTTTACGTCCTCTACATTGTCTTCCAACTCAAGTCCCACTCCTATCTATATGCCAGTATCCCACAACAGATCATCGACGAGGAATCACACCCTGGTGTTCTGGCCGACTTTATGAACCATTCTTCAGATTCCTCCAGCAGTTCGTCGGACGAATCCGACGATACGACAACCTCATGGACCACTGCCAAACGTATCAAGAGAGCGATGAAATACCGCAGACATCGAAAATCGAGCACTAGCTCCAAGGGCACCGCTTCCACTCCATCATTCCGTAAGCAGGTTCTGTCGGAAATGCCATCTACGGGAAGCAGTGAGACGCCCGACTCTGTTCATCGCTCAACGTCGATCCCCACGGACGATCCCGCAGCCTGTGCTATTGATTTCGGTGATGACCCTCGCTACGAGGCAGACAATGATACACACCAATTCGAACCTCAATTCCGAGACTTCGGTCAGGAGTCCAATGCGGTGAAGCTTTCCAAGAAAGAACTCAAGGCCAAACGACGTGAGATGCGGAAGCAACAGAAGCTCGCGGAGAAGGCAAATGAGGCGACCGCTATGGACAACGCCACCAATGCTCGTCCATCCTTGAAGGCTCACCTGTCGGAACCTCCTCTGGAGCCGAGTGCATCGCAGAAGGGCCAAGAGGACCTAGATTCTCCCAAGAGGCGCTCACCGTTCCGTCCTGCTATCCCATCCTTGTTGTCGAACACTGTTTTCTCTAACTCCCAAGCCCCGTACAACGTTCGGGGTGATGCATCTGGAAACCTCAACGGCCTCCGACGCACCAATTCCCTCCCGTCTCGCATGAACCGCCCTCCACCTGTCGGAAATGCGGTTCAATTCGCCCGTGGCGCAGCCCGGATGCCCACCGCTGTCAACCCGCAGACCCTCCAACCAGCGCCGGAACATCAAGAACCGGAAATGTCCCGCACCGCTGCAGTTGTCATGTTGCTTCTCTCTACTGGCTTGGTCGCTGTCTGTGCCGAATTTCTAGTGGACGCAATTCCCGAGATGATCGAAAGCTCATCCGTCAGTGAGGCCTTCATCGGTCTAATCATTCTTCCCATTGTTGGTAATGCAGCGGAACACGTTACCGCCGTCAGTGTGGctacaaagaacaaaatgGATTTGTCCATCGGTGTCTCTGTTGGTAGTAGTATTCAAATCGGTGAGTTTTATCAATCTTGTTTTATAAGACACGTATAACTGACGATTGATAGCCATTTTCGTCACCCCTCTGGTGGTCATTCTCGGCTGGTGTATGGACAAAGACATGTCCTTGTACTTCACTCTCTTCGAGACTATAAGTCTTTTCGTCACCGCATTTGTGGTGAACTTCCTGGTGTTGGATGGTCGCAGTAACTATCTCGAAGGCGCTCTTTTGATTGCCGCCTATGTGATTATTGGGTATGTTTATTGATTCAGTACCTCACGCTATCCAGTTCAAGACTAACCTTTCGCACAGTGTTGCTGCGTTCTTCTACCCCCCTGCTAGTCAATCTAGCGATGTTGCTAGTGCTGGGTATTAGTTACACGTAATATTCGACGGTTGATGCTAATGGATGCCGTCGGAGTTATCCCCTACTTTCTACCTCAATACGAAGTTAAATGTAATAGATATTATGTACCATGGTAGGAGAAACGGTTTGGATGAGATAGTACATACTTTTATTCCTCTCGGACTGGATCGCGTTGGAACACTACCAGAATGAATTATAGGTGTCTGAGCACCTTACGGTTTTCGGGCATCTTTTTTACTTcctataatagttatttactTAGGGATTTCTCTTATTTACTCGAAGATTTCTCCGTATCTGGTCTTCAGATCCGGAGTTTACGATTGTCTAGCACACATAATAACTCTGGTCCGCAGTAGTAGATCTAGATTCACGAATTGCTCCATATACTCAGATCAATCCTCTTGGTGAATATCAACATGTACACCCTCGGGAAACTGAACCCCCTTCAGGTCATCCACGGAAACATTCTCGGGGGCGACAAATCTACCCATCATTAGTAGACCCAGACTCAACCGATATTCCATAAACATACGAAGTAGTATGTATAGGAGGAAAGCTCTTCATAGAGATGAACAAGGTCTGCTCCGTGGCTCCCTTCTCCGCGAATTTGTCTTTGGTCCTGTATTTATGAGTCAGAGAGGTATATCAAAGGAAGTTTAGACTGTAAGTGCAATCGACGGTCAACATTACACCTGCTCAATGGTGCTTCCATATTGCTGATATGCTTCTGGGGAGTCGTAGCGGATTACGATTGTCTATCAGTATTAGTGTATTTGAAATTGGTGGGATGGTGAGATGGAATGGATTGTGACTGACAAACCGGCGCATTGCTCTGTTTGGTTCTTCTTTACCAGTTCTTTGGTGAGTATTGGTTATTGATTCGTTTGCGTAGTGGAAATAATATGTAGAAGGTGGGGTTCATGAACGTTCATAAACTAGTCCGCTTCTGGCCTGCAGGGAGGCTATGCTGATGACATCATCGCTGGCTAGGTCTTTATTATTGCGTGTCCAAATACTCGAGCTAGGGCTATACATTAGGATAAATAGTATAATGATAGAAAGTCAGA from Aspergillus flavus chromosome 7, complete sequence carries:
- a CDS encoding membrane bound cation transporter codes for the protein MHRIHSWAKAHASSRGSAPETQTPASTLDPLPTGGVPATSKQNGQVTEPAGTLASPGSNPEKSDGEQQSTPNRGLLVRMKDGSIRFVSHTKHALCHSWVNVLLVFVPVGIAVKAVGLSAGLIFAMNAIAIIPLAGLLSHATECVASRLGDTIGALINVTFGNAVELIIFIIALVKDEIRVVQASLLGSILANLLLIMGMAFLLGGLRFQEQIYNSTVTQMSACLLSLSVMSLLLPTAFHASWSDNTAADKYTLKVSRGTSVVLLLVYVLYIVFQLKSHSYLYASIPQQIIDEESHPGVLADFMNHSSDSSSSSSDESDDTTTSWTTAKRIKRAMKYRRHRKSSTSSKGTASTPSFRKQVLSEMPSTGSSETPDSVHRSTSIPTDDPAACAIDFGDDPRYEADNDTHQFEPQFRDFGQESNAVKLSKKELKAKRREMRKQQKLAEKANEATAMDNATNARPSLKAHLSEPPLEPSASQKGQEDLDSPKRRSPFRPAIPSLLSNTVFSNSQAPYNVRGDASGNLNGLRRTNSLPSRMNRPPPVGNAVQFARGAARMPTAVNPQTLQPAPEHQEPEMSRTAAVVMLLLSTGLVAVCAEFLVDAIPEMIESSSVSEAFIGLIILPIVGNAAEHVTAVSVATKNKMDLSIGVSVGSSIQIAIFVTPLVVILGWCMDKDMSLYFTLFETISLFVTAFVVNFLVLDGRSNYLEGALLIAAYVIIGVAAFFYPPASQSSDVASAGY